A window of the Cicer arietinum cultivar CDC Frontier isolate Library 1 chromosome 6, Cicar.CDCFrontier_v2.0, whole genome shotgun sequence genome harbors these coding sequences:
- the LOC140920771 gene encoding uncharacterized protein translates to MADPPPPEHTLGEYGNRNRNRAQLAIHNQPVTVNKFEVISALLQELKEIHFSGKHKDDANRHLTNFFELCETVKRNGCSEEGKMLRLFPFSLKDDTKEWLNSFPTDSITTWDDIEDKFLE, encoded by the coding sequence ATGGCTGATCCACCACCACCTGAACATACCCTCGGTGAGTATGGGAATAGAAATAGAAACCGTGCTCAGTTGGCCATCCATAACCAACCGGTTACAGTTAACAAGTTTGAAGTGATCTCCGCTCTATTAcaagagttgaaggagattcatttttccgGTAAACATAAAGATGACGCCAATAGACACCTCACGaacttctttgaattatgtgaaacagtgaaaaGGAATGGTTGTTCTGAAGAAGGCAAGATGTTGAGactatttccattttcattgaaaGATGATACTAAGGAGTGGCTTAATTCCTTTCCTACCGatagcatcaccacatgggatgacattgaagataagttcttggaataA